A genomic stretch from Lathyrus oleraceus cultivar Zhongwan6 chromosome 2, CAAS_Psat_ZW6_1.0, whole genome shotgun sequence includes:
- the LOC127118639 gene encoding uncharacterized protein At5g65660 — translation MELQDTAATKITIGLPLGLALLFACLLFICVFFCCLLHWNKLKFLFPSSEIMSPHAQIQHDLTSSPQKPAFPLVMMKQSYAESLPVLMPGDEIPKFIAMACPCKPPTDESITIRVDKEETNDFSDENSC, via the exons ATGGAACTTCAAGACACTGCAGCAACTAAAATTACCATTGGTCTTCCATTGGGTTTAGCACTTCTCTTTGCTTGTTTACTCTTCATTTGTGTCTTCTTTTGTTGCTTATTACATTGGAATAAGCTCAAATTTTTGTTCCCATCTTCTGAAATTATGAGCCCTCATGCTCAAATACAACATGACTTAACTTCTTCTCCTCAAAAACCAGCATTTCCTTTGGTG ATGATGAAGCAAAGCTATGCTGAGAGCTTGCCTGTATTGATGCCGGGAGATGAGATTCCTAAATTCatagccatggcatgtccatgTAAGCCTCCAACTGATGAAAGTATCACAATTCGTGTGGACAAAGAAGAAACAAATGATTTTTCCGATGAAAATTCATGTTAA